A single genomic interval of Spinacia oleracea cultivar Varoflay chromosome 6, BTI_SOV_V1, whole genome shotgun sequence harbors:
- the LOC110784955 gene encoding serine/arginine-rich splicing factor SR45a isoform X1 translates to MSLSREESRSPSPDGSASPGINPRHQRSRSRSRSPPPARSRSGSPVDTSNPGNNLYVTGLSTRVTNTDLEKFFSKEGKVLECCLVTDPRTKESRGFAFVTMETREQAERCIKYLHRSVLEGRLVSVEKAKRSRGRTPTPGRYQGLRKERGGPRGGGRGPRRRSRSFSPPRRRYDRGHYERDPYPRDRRGRSRSPYGRRPDDYPDSYRRRRERSVSAGRGGYP, encoded by the exons ATGTCACTTTCGAGGGAAGAAAG TAGGTCTCCTTCACCAGATGGTTCTGCCTCGCCTGGGATTAATCCCAGGCATCAACGATCGAGGTCGAGGTCAAGGTCACCACCTCCTGCACGTAGTCGATCTGG GAGTCCTGTAGATACATCCAATCCTGGAAACAATCTGTATGTGACTGGCTTATCCACAAGGGTGACTAACACTGATCTGGAGAAGTTCTTTAGCAAAGAAGGGAAG GTCCTCGAATGCTGTTTGGTTACTGATCCTCGTACCAAAGAATCTCGTGGCTTTGCATTTGTTACTATGGAAACTAGAGAACAAGCTGAAAGATGTATCAAATATTTGCATCGCTCTGTGCTTGAGGGCCGATTGGTCTCCGTAGAAAAG GCAAAACGGTCTCGTGGGAGGACACCAACTCCTGGTCGATACCAGGGTCTGAGGAAAGAACGGGGAGGACCAAGAGGAGGAG GTCGAGGTCCTCGTAGACGGTCTCGCAGCTTTTCACCACCGCGACGACGGTATGATAGAGGTCATTATGAGAGAGATCCTTATCCACGTGATAGGCGAGGGAGATCACGCTCTCCTTATGGTAGGAGACCTGATGATTATCCAGACTCATACCGGAGGCGTAGGGAGCGGTCCGTGTCAGCTGGTCGTGGTGGCTACCCTTGA
- the LOC110784955 gene encoding serine/arginine-rich splicing factor SR45a isoform X2, which yields MSLSREERSPSPDGSASPGINPRHQRSRSRSRSPPPARSRSGSPVDTSNPGNNLYVTGLSTRVTNTDLEKFFSKEGKVLECCLVTDPRTKESRGFAFVTMETREQAERCIKYLHRSVLEGRLVSVEKAKRSRGRTPTPGRYQGLRKERGGPRGGGRGPRRRSRSFSPPRRRYDRGHYERDPYPRDRRGRSRSPYGRRPDDYPDSYRRRRERSVSAGRGGYP from the exons ATGTCACTTTCGAGGGAAGAAAG GTCTCCTTCACCAGATGGTTCTGCCTCGCCTGGGATTAATCCCAGGCATCAACGATCGAGGTCGAGGTCAAGGTCACCACCTCCTGCACGTAGTCGATCTGG GAGTCCTGTAGATACATCCAATCCTGGAAACAATCTGTATGTGACTGGCTTATCCACAAGGGTGACTAACACTGATCTGGAGAAGTTCTTTAGCAAAGAAGGGAAG GTCCTCGAATGCTGTTTGGTTACTGATCCTCGTACCAAAGAATCTCGTGGCTTTGCATTTGTTACTATGGAAACTAGAGAACAAGCTGAAAGATGTATCAAATATTTGCATCGCTCTGTGCTTGAGGGCCGATTGGTCTCCGTAGAAAAG GCAAAACGGTCTCGTGGGAGGACACCAACTCCTGGTCGATACCAGGGTCTGAGGAAAGAACGGGGAGGACCAAGAGGAGGAG GTCGAGGTCCTCGTAGACGGTCTCGCAGCTTTTCACCACCGCGACGACGGTATGATAGAGGTCATTATGAGAGAGATCCTTATCCACGTGATAGGCGAGGGAGATCACGCTCTCCTTATGGTAGGAGACCTGATGATTATCCAGACTCATACCGGAGGCGTAGGGAGCGGTCCGTGTCAGCTGGTCGTGGTGGCTACCCTTGA
- the LOC110784899 gene encoding uncharacterized protein isoform X1, producing MARVYAMLCLSLLALACNVNGRTSDLYTIWSKSYPSTILKPYDWSYLRVELPPRFSSVTISLSTDIEVDPKSTTKRGTYRLPTMCFRQGGPPLPDFSQKSLEEFVLHNVYDQPSQMLQTLNIGKCYAMQGNFTLSLSNEQITEGVLFIGFFYGIGPARTQSRMINRGKYYKFSAFTSVEACNRTNFWGQFCDKILHRLHCIPLKSRNDRPQRNQTIGGREVACRNHLRSCHSPDMSPKAFFLNVKTMSEELMLSVHDIKLEYQSISSSNNNTENDGLISLIVYARNGAIPTNDSFDYSTDISRNKLMVKSPKVGTWYFYIVPDIHVANAGKKTLVKQLCYSLRWKVLGNPIKENDQGSSITKVDGTKFSSIHLPLRKTFQEENFGYPWTYFFTEVPEDVSSRNIRIEIVSNTSIEYELYARLGGLPSVEVYDYYYANQSSNSNNGLSLFKVYVSSNQRVKFDIINAQEGNWSFGLIRRQNSMINSVSQTNLSISRESCPDDCSGYGKCSDISALTSYSFCRCDEFHGGFDCSIEIVPKSEQKIQISFLVGSNAAAIFPAICALWKKSYAEWVIYLSSGVASAIYHACDVQWKCVTKYDTLQFMDFWLSFVAVISTFIYMASISEAMKRAILSVVWILTALMALHDATSSRNINFVIVIGAACLLIAWLVESSTKCTAFSLITTSWFLENLKKICRRYRWGFLVAGFVALALATTSWNLENSENYWFSHSSWHIAMYTAAFFFLCSKVNVQNEGSKPNLNNDMAVIPTTSAADGIIN from the exons ATGGCCCGGGTTTACGCGATGTTGTGTTTATCTTTGTTAGCATTAGCTTGCAATGTTAATGGTAGAACTAGCGATCTTTACACGATTTGGAGTAAGAGTTATCCTTCAACTATTCTCAAACCATATGATTGGTCTTACCTAAGAG tGGAGCTGCCACCAAGGTTCTCTTCTGTGACCATTTCCTTGTCCACAGATATCGAAGTA GATCCAAAATCCACAACCAAGAGGGGAACATATCGACTGCCTACAATGTGCTTTCGACAAGGGGGTCCTCCTCTTCCAGATTTCTCACAGAAATCCCTAGAAGAATTTG TGCTACATAATGTTTATGATCAACCAAGTCAGATGCTTCAGACTTTAAATATCGGGAAATGCTATGCTATGCAAGGGAATTTCACGCTTTCACTGTCAAATGAACAG ATTACAGAAGGTGTTCTGTTCATAGGTTTTTTCTATGGAATTGGACCAGCTCGAACACAGTCTAGAATG ATCAACAGAGGCAAATACTACAAATTCAGCGCCTTTACATCTGTAGAAGCATGTAACAGAACCAACTTCTGGGGACAATTCTGTGACAAGATACTTCACCGGCTTCATTGTATTCCACTCAAAAGCCGCAATGATAGACCACAAAGAAATCAAACCATTGGAGGGAGGGAAGTTGCTTGCAGAAACCACCTCCGTTCATGTCACTCACCTGATATGAGTCCAAAGGCCTTCTTTCTGAATGTCAAAACTATGTCAGAAGAGCTGATGTTATCAGTTCATGATATTAAACTGGAATATCAGTCAATtagtagtagtaataataaCACAGAAAATGATGGTTTAATATCTTTGATCGTATATGCAAGAAATGGTGCCATCCCAACCAATGATTCGTTTGATTACTCTACTGATATCAGCAGAAATAAACTCATGGTTAAATCACCAAAGGTCGGTACTTGGTATTTCTACATTGTGCCTGATATACATGTTGCAAATGCTGGTAAAAAAACACTGGTGAAACAGCTTTGCTATTCCTTGAGGTGGAAAGTCCTGGGAAATCCCATAAAG GAGAATGATCAGGGAAGCTCCATTACTAAGGTGGACGGAACCAAATTCTCGTCTATTCATTTGCCTCTAAGAAAAACATTCCAAGAAGAGAACTTTGGCTATCCATGGACATACTTTTTTACGGAAGTTCCAGAAGATGTTTCAAGCAGAAACATTAGAATCGAAATCGTGTCAAACACAAGCATAGAGTATGAACTATATGCTAGATTAGGTGGTCTACCATCAGTTGAAGTGTATGATTATTACTATGCAAACCAATCAAGCAACAGCAATAATGGATTATCCTTGTTTAAGGTGTATGTATCAAGCAATCAAAGAGTGAAATTTGACATAATTAACGCTCAAGAAGGGAATTGGAGTTTTGGATTAATAAGGAGACAGAATTCCATGATAAATTCGGTGTCTCAAACCAACTTATCCATCTCTCGCGAGTCTTGTCCTGATGACTGTTCCGGTTATGGGAAATGCAGTGATATTAGTGCCTTGACATCTTACAG CTTCTGCAGATGTGATGAGTTCCATGGTGGATTTGATTGCAGCATAGAAATAGTACCAAAATCCG AACAGAAGATCCAGATATCATTTCTAGTAGGATCAAATGCAGCAGCTATATTTCCTGCAATTTGTGCCCTTTGGAAGAAA TCTTATGCTGAGTGGGTGATCTATCTCTCTAGTGGAGTCGCGAGTGCTATCTATCATGCTTGTGATGTACAGTGGAAATGTGTTACCAAATATGATACACTACAG TTCATGGATTTCTGGCTTTCTTTTGTGGCGGTGATAAGCACATTCATATACATGGCTTCTATAAGTGAAGCAATGAAGAGAGCCATTCTTTCAGTTGTGTGGATTCTCACAGCACTCATGGCATTACATGATGCCACCAG TTCAAGAAACATTAATTTTGTTATAGTCATTGGGGCGGCGTGTCTGCTCATTGCGTGGCTAGTAGAATCATCAACCAAGTGCACGGCATTCTCATTGATAACCACTTCCTGGTTCCTTGAAAATCTGAAGAAGATATGCAGACGGTATAGGTGGGGGTTTTTGGTTGCTGGTTTTGTTGCATTAGCCTTGGCAACAACAAGCTGGAATTTAGAAAACAGTGAAAATTACTGGTTTTCACACAG TAGTTGGCACATTGCAATGTACACAGCAGCATTCTTCTTCCTTTGCTCAAAGGTTAACGTACAAAATGAGGGTTCGAAGCCTAATTTGAATAACGATATGGCAGTCATACCAACAACATCAGCTGCTGATGGCATAATCAACTGA
- the LOC110784899 gene encoding uncharacterized protein isoform X2, with protein MARVYAMLCLSLLALACNVNGRTSDLYTIWSKSYPSTILKPYDWSYLRVELPPRFSSVTISLSTDIEVDPKSTTKRGTYRLPTMCFRQGGPPLPDFSQKSLEEFVLHNVYDQPSQMLQTLNIGKCYAMQGNFTLSLSNEQITEGVLFIGFFYGIGPARTQSRMINRGKYYKFSAFTSVEACNRTNFWGQFCDKILHRLHCIPLKSRNDRPQRNQTIGGREVACRNHLRSCHSPDMSPKAFFLNVKTMSEELMLSVHDIKLEYQSISSSNNNTENDGLISLIVYARNGAIPTNDSFDYSTDISRNKLMVKSPKVGTWYFYIVPDIHVANAGKKTLVKQLCYSLRWKVLGNPIKENDQGSSITKVDGTKFSSIHLPLRKTFQEENFGYPWTYFFTEVPEDVSSRNIRIEIVSNTSIEYELYARLGGLPSVEVYDYYYANQSSNSNNGLSLFKVYVSSNQRVKFDIINAQEGNWSFGLIRRQNSMINSVSQTNLSISRESCPDDCSGYGKCSDISALTSYRCDEFHGGFDCSIEIVPKSEQKIQISFLVGSNAAAIFPAICALWKKSYAEWVIYLSSGVASAIYHACDVQWKCVTKYDTLQFMDFWLSFVAVISTFIYMASISEAMKRAILSVVWILTALMALHDATSSRNINFVIVIGAACLLIAWLVESSTKCTAFSLITTSWFLENLKKICRRYRWGFLVAGFVALALATTSWNLENSENYWFSHSSWHIAMYTAAFFFLCSKVNVQNEGSKPNLNNDMAVIPTTSAADGIIN; from the exons ATGGCCCGGGTTTACGCGATGTTGTGTTTATCTTTGTTAGCATTAGCTTGCAATGTTAATGGTAGAACTAGCGATCTTTACACGATTTGGAGTAAGAGTTATCCTTCAACTATTCTCAAACCATATGATTGGTCTTACCTAAGAG tGGAGCTGCCACCAAGGTTCTCTTCTGTGACCATTTCCTTGTCCACAGATATCGAAGTA GATCCAAAATCCACAACCAAGAGGGGAACATATCGACTGCCTACAATGTGCTTTCGACAAGGGGGTCCTCCTCTTCCAGATTTCTCACAGAAATCCCTAGAAGAATTTG TGCTACATAATGTTTATGATCAACCAAGTCAGATGCTTCAGACTTTAAATATCGGGAAATGCTATGCTATGCAAGGGAATTTCACGCTTTCACTGTCAAATGAACAG ATTACAGAAGGTGTTCTGTTCATAGGTTTTTTCTATGGAATTGGACCAGCTCGAACACAGTCTAGAATG ATCAACAGAGGCAAATACTACAAATTCAGCGCCTTTACATCTGTAGAAGCATGTAACAGAACCAACTTCTGGGGACAATTCTGTGACAAGATACTTCACCGGCTTCATTGTATTCCACTCAAAAGCCGCAATGATAGACCACAAAGAAATCAAACCATTGGAGGGAGGGAAGTTGCTTGCAGAAACCACCTCCGTTCATGTCACTCACCTGATATGAGTCCAAAGGCCTTCTTTCTGAATGTCAAAACTATGTCAGAAGAGCTGATGTTATCAGTTCATGATATTAAACTGGAATATCAGTCAATtagtagtagtaataataaCACAGAAAATGATGGTTTAATATCTTTGATCGTATATGCAAGAAATGGTGCCATCCCAACCAATGATTCGTTTGATTACTCTACTGATATCAGCAGAAATAAACTCATGGTTAAATCACCAAAGGTCGGTACTTGGTATTTCTACATTGTGCCTGATATACATGTTGCAAATGCTGGTAAAAAAACACTGGTGAAACAGCTTTGCTATTCCTTGAGGTGGAAAGTCCTGGGAAATCCCATAAAG GAGAATGATCAGGGAAGCTCCATTACTAAGGTGGACGGAACCAAATTCTCGTCTATTCATTTGCCTCTAAGAAAAACATTCCAAGAAGAGAACTTTGGCTATCCATGGACATACTTTTTTACGGAAGTTCCAGAAGATGTTTCAAGCAGAAACATTAGAATCGAAATCGTGTCAAACACAAGCATAGAGTATGAACTATATGCTAGATTAGGTGGTCTACCATCAGTTGAAGTGTATGATTATTACTATGCAAACCAATCAAGCAACAGCAATAATGGATTATCCTTGTTTAAGGTGTATGTATCAAGCAATCAAAGAGTGAAATTTGACATAATTAACGCTCAAGAAGGGAATTGGAGTTTTGGATTAATAAGGAGACAGAATTCCATGATAAATTCGGTGTCTCAAACCAACTTATCCATCTCTCGCGAGTCTTGTCCTGATGACTGTTCCGGTTATGGGAAATGCAGTGATATTAGTGCCTTGACATCTTACAG ATGTGATGAGTTCCATGGTGGATTTGATTGCAGCATAGAAATAGTACCAAAATCCG AACAGAAGATCCAGATATCATTTCTAGTAGGATCAAATGCAGCAGCTATATTTCCTGCAATTTGTGCCCTTTGGAAGAAA TCTTATGCTGAGTGGGTGATCTATCTCTCTAGTGGAGTCGCGAGTGCTATCTATCATGCTTGTGATGTACAGTGGAAATGTGTTACCAAATATGATACACTACAG TTCATGGATTTCTGGCTTTCTTTTGTGGCGGTGATAAGCACATTCATATACATGGCTTCTATAAGTGAAGCAATGAAGAGAGCCATTCTTTCAGTTGTGTGGATTCTCACAGCACTCATGGCATTACATGATGCCACCAG TTCAAGAAACATTAATTTTGTTATAGTCATTGGGGCGGCGTGTCTGCTCATTGCGTGGCTAGTAGAATCATCAACCAAGTGCACGGCATTCTCATTGATAACCACTTCCTGGTTCCTTGAAAATCTGAAGAAGATATGCAGACGGTATAGGTGGGGGTTTTTGGTTGCTGGTTTTGTTGCATTAGCCTTGGCAACAACAAGCTGGAATTTAGAAAACAGTGAAAATTACTGGTTTTCACACAG TAGTTGGCACATTGCAATGTACACAGCAGCATTCTTCTTCCTTTGCTCAAAGGTTAACGTACAAAATGAGGGTTCGAAGCCTAATTTGAATAACGATATGGCAGTCATACCAACAACATCAGCTGCTGATGGCATAATCAACTGA
- the LOC110784954 gene encoding 60S ribosomal protein L30, which yields MAPSKKTKKTHESINNRLALVMKSGKFTLGYKTVLKTLRSSKAKLIIISNNCPPLRKSEIEYYAMLAKVGVHHYNGNNVDLGTACGKYYRVCCLSIIDAGDSDIIKSMPDH from the exons ATGGCCCCTTCCAAGAAGACG AAGAAGACTCATGAGAGCATTAACAACAGATTGGCTCTTGTCATGAAGAGTGGAAAGTTCACTCTTGGGTACAAAACCGTCCTTAAGACCCTCAGATCTTCCAAGg CCAAGTTGATTATCATTTCTAACAATTGCCCACCCCTGAGGAAGTCTGAGATTGAGTACTACGCTATGTTGGCTAAGGTTGGAGTTCACCATTACAATGGAA ACAATGTCGATCTTGGAACTGCTTGCGGGAAGTACTACAGGGTGTGCTGCCTCAGCATTATTGATGCAGGTGACTCAGATATCATCAAGAGCATGCCCGACCACTAA
- the LOC110784953 gene encoding beta-adaptin-like protein C: MSGHDSKYFSTTKKGEIPELKEELNSQYKDKRKDAVKKVIAAMTVGKDVSSLFTDVVNCMQTENLELKKLVYLYLINYAKSQPDLAILAVNTFVKDSQDPNPLIRALAVRTMGCIRVDKITEYLCDPLQRCLKDDDPYVRKTAAICVAKLYDINAELVEDRGFLDSLKDLISDNNPMVVANAVAALAEIQENSARPIFEITSATLQKLLTALNECTEWGQVFILDALSRYKAADAREAENIVERVTPRLQHANCAVVLSAVKMILQQMELITSTDIVRNLCKKMAPPLVTLLSAEPEIQYVALRNINLIVQKRPTILAHEIKVFFCKYNDPIYVKMEKLEIMIKLASDRNIDQVLLEFKEYATEVDVDFVRKAVRAIGRCAIKLERAAERCISVLLELIKIKVNYVVQEAIIVIKDIFRRYPNTYESIIATLCESLDTLDEPEAKASMIWIIGEYAERIDNADELLESFLESFPEEPPQVQLQLLTATVKLFLKKPTEGPQQMIQAVLNNATVETDNPDLRDRAYIYWRLLSTDPEAAKDVVLAEKPVITDDSNQLDSSLLDELLANIATLSSVYHKPPESFVTRLKTVSQRAEEDDYPEGSESGYPESPAHPVDGAASPSSSSGSRHPATSPPVAAAPAPVPDLLGDLIGLDNSNSLVPVDQPAPAGPPLPVLLPAAKGQGLQISAELTRSDGQVFYSMLFENNTQSVLDGFMIQFNKNTFGLAATGPLQVPPLHPGTSARTLLPMVLFQNVAPGAPNTLLQVAVKNNQQPVWYFSDKISLHVLFTEDGRMERATFLETWKSLPDSNEVLREFPGLVIKSMESTLDKLAASNMFFIAKRKNANQEVLYLSAKIPRGIPFLIELTAAVGVPGVKCAIKTPSPEMAPLFFEALEHFLQS; encoded by the exons ATGAGCGGTCACGATTCCAAGTACTTCTCCACTACGAAGAAGGGAGAAATCCCTGAACTCAAAGAAGAGCTCAATTCTCAGTACAAG GATAAGAGGAAGGATGCGGTaaaaaaagttattgctgcaatGACCGTAGGCAAGGACGTTTCATCATTGTTCACTGACGTTGTGAACTGCATGCAAACAGAAAATTTGGAGTTGAAGAAACTAGTTTACTTGTACCTAATTAATTATGCTAAAAGTCAACCCGACCTAGCAATTCTTGCGGTCAACACATTTGTTAAG GATTCACAGGACCCAAATCCTTTGATTCGGGCTTTGGCTGTGAGAACTATGGGCTGCATTCGTGTTGATAAAATTACCGAGTATTTGTGTGATCCTCTTCAGAGGTGCCTTAAG GATGATGATCCATATGTTCGCAAGACAGCTGCTATCTGTGTGGCTAAGCTCTACGATATAAATGCTGAGCTAGTTGAGGATAGGGGATTTTTGGATTCCCTGAAAGATTTGATATCTGACAATAACCCGATGGTAGTAGCCAATGCTGTGGCAGCTCTTGCTGAGATTCAGGAGAACAGCGCAAGACCAATCTTTGAAATCACAAGTGCCACACTTCAAAAGCTCCTTACTGCCCTCAATGAATGCACGGA GTGGGGTCAAGTTTTTATATTGGATGCCTTGTCAAGATACAAAGCAGCTGATGCTCGAGAAGCTGAAAACATTGTAGAGAGAGTTACTCCACGTCTACAACATGCAAATTGCGCTGTTGTGCTTTCAGCGGTGAAG ATGATTCTTCAGCAGATGGAACTCATTACTAGTACTGATATTGTTCGGAATCTTTGTAAGAAAATGGCCCCTCCACTTGTAACCCTTTTGTCTGCAGAGCCTGAAATACAGTATGTTGCCCTAAGAAATATCAATCTGATTGTACAAAAGAGGCCAACTATTCTGGCGCATGAAATCAAG GTGTTTTTCTGCAAGTACAATGATCCTATATATGTCAAGATGGAGAAGTTAGAAATTATGATCAAGCTTGCTTCAGACAGGAATATTGATCAG GTCTTACTGGAGTTTAAAGAGTATGCCACAGAAGTAGATGTAGATTTCGTTAGGAAGGCTGTTCGTGCAATTGGCCGATGTGCCATAAAGTTAGAGAGAGCTGCTGAACGCTGCATCAGTGTCTTGCTGGAGCTGATCAAGATTAAAGTAAACTATGTAGTTCAGGAGGCAATTATTGTCATTAAAGATATATTTAGAAGATACCCTAACAC TTACGAGTCCATCATTGCAACCCTCTGTGAGAGCTTAGACACTTTAGATGAACCAGAGGCCAAG GCTTCAATGATTTGGATCATTGGTGAATATGCGGAAAGAATTGACAATGCAGATGAGTTGCTTGAGAGCTTCTTGGAAAGTTTCCCTGAAGAGCCTCCACAAGTGCAGTTGCAATTACTAACAGCAACTGTCAAGCTTTTCCTGAAGAAGCCAACAGAAGGACCACAGCAGATGATTCAG GCTGTTTTGAATAATGCTACTGTTGAGACCGACAATCCCGATTTGCGTGATCGTGCTTACATATATTGGCGTCTTCTTTCAACCGATCCCGAG GCAGCTAAAGATGTTGTATTAGCAGAAAAACCTGTCATCACTGATGATTCAAACCAGCTTGATTCTTCTCTTCTTGATGAACTTCTTGCAAACATTGCAACTCTATCATCTGTGTATCACAAACCACCAGAATCATTTGTAACTCGTCTTAAAACAGTATCCCAGAGAGCCGAGGAAGATGACTATCCTGAGGGAAGTGAATCTGGATATCCTGAATCCCCTGCACATCCTGTTGATGGTGCTGCATCACCTTCATCAAGCTCGGGATCCAGGCATCCAGCAACTTCACCACCAGTTGCAGCAGCCCCAGCTCCTGTTCCTGATTTACTTGGTGATCTGATAGGCCTGGACAATTCAAATTCTCTTGTCCCAGTTGACCAGCCTGCACCAGCTGG TCCTCCTTTGCCAGTGTTGTTGCCTGCCGCCAAAGGTCAAGGTTTACAAATCAGTGCAGAACTTACACGGAGTGATGGACAAGTATTCTACAGCATGCTGTTTGAGAACAATACACAGTCAGTCCTTGATGGGTTCATGATCCAGTTCAATAAAAATACATTTGGGCTTGCAGCTACTGGACCTTTGCAG GTTCCACCATTGCATCCTGGGACATCAGCAAGGACTCTTCTCCCCATGgttttatttcaaaatgttgCTCCTGGTGCTCCAAACACTCTCCTCCAGGTGGCTGTAAAGAACAACCAGCAACCAGTTTGGTACTTCAGTGATAAGATTTCATTGCATGTTCTCTTCACTGAAGATGGCAGAATGGAACGTGCAACCTTTTTGGAG ACGTGGAAATCTCTTCCTGATTCAAATGAGGTATTGAGAGAATTCCCTGGACTTGTAATTAAAAGCATGGAATCAACTCTTGACAAATTGGCAGCCTCAAACATGTTCTTCATAGCAAAAAGGAAAAATGCAAACCAAGAGGTGTTGTATCTCTCAGCCAAGATTCCTAGAGGAATTCCATTTTTGATTGAACTGACTGCGGCAGTTGGAGTTCCCGGAGTCAAATGTGCAATCAAGACACCAAGCCCTGAAATGGCACCTCTCTTCTTTGAAGCACTCGAGCATTTTCTCCAGAGctga